A stretch of DNA from Plasmodium cynomolgi strain B DNA, scaffold: 0018, whole genome shotgun sequence:
tgtaaattatatatatataaaggttttaaatttttttttttttttcttcattatatattattatgtatgtaGTCTTATTGCTTACTTTTTAATAGCCTAACATATATGTTGTTCTCCTATTCTATGAGTGCATTATATAAAGCATATTATGAAGTATGATAAGCTATACGAATTCGCtgattttcaaaatttgtatttttagaCTTTGATTTCTCATGAGGTATCGCTTCATcatgcccttttttctgaattataCACAaattctattttatttctttttttcttatatatgaTGGATCCAACAGAAGCAATCTTgagtaaaagtaaaatgtaaGGAacgtaaataatatatatatttataggGAAAGCATTTGTATAAGGCAACGTATAAATAGTagcataaataatatacacttaaaaaatattttttagttactttataaattaagaaaaaataaaacctcCCCCAAGGAGTGAATAACCAAGTGatacaaatttataaaaaggcTCGCACATAAAACTATTACACGAATTTACTAATTCTATTTGACTTCTGTTTAGAACTGTATGATCAAGAATTACAgatttatttgtttcttctaCACTATCATTAGGTTTTTGATTTGGACTGTTCAAGTTATGAATAAGATCATAAGAGTTATACTCTTGCTCACACGTAGAACTATTACACGAATTTAAGGATTCTATTTGACTTCTGGTTACAACAGTATAATCAAGAGTTACAggtttaaatatttcttctaCAGTGTCATTAGGTTTTTGATTTGAACATTTCAATTTAGAAATAAGATCATAAgggtaatattttttctcacacttaaaatattttgggcatttttcttcacaatcAAAATTGGGTCTAATAAAGCACATGCAACAATCCTTTATGTATCTTTTGTATAAATCATTAATGTGGTTAAGGTAGATACAATATTTATTGGGGGTATCGCCATTGGGCCTATCAGCATActcattaattttatcatgatttacaaaataatcatgcaaatctttttcttctttccaatAATCCCAATTGCCATATAGATAGAAGTTACACCGATTATTCCATTCtgttatattttcattaacgTTGAATATTGCCTCATTAAGCTCTTTAAGAAGAGGTTTTTCTTGATTAGAAATAGGATTCTtactaaataaattcattacATGATAACGAGCCCAAtgagttaaaaatgaacaacgaTCCTTTTGGGTTTTCCCTACATCAGAATTCGTATGcaatgtttttaaatttgttacCATTTTGGCACATAGTGTTTGAACATCTTTCTTACTACCTTTTAAAgatatcaattttttacaatatgtAGCACAACTAAGCTCATCAATATTTGTGCCACtcaatttttcatatttttcatgtgcAGGAAACGTATCTAAGTTATCAGcctagaaaaaaagaatataaaatgaattgtaaaaatttttacacttctctttcattaaaatgtttatttggTTTAATCAATTATCGCATATTAGAAGATATTTTGATAAACATTATGAGTGCAAAGGTAACAATATACATATGAATTTTCCCCATTAGGAGGCACTTCTAAACGACGGGATTTAATAGATGCGCATGTAGTTGATGCTTTGTTCTCAATTtccttttctactttttctttaatcgTAATAAGTTCTGGTAATTCTGATAAATCCTTATTTATACAATTGATTTTATCCTTCTGAAtactattttatatatttctaaaTCTTTCCAATGCATTAAAAAACTTATAACTATTCGTAttaagatatatttttattcctttttcatattcatCTGCACATATGCTAGAATAATccgaacatttttttgtaccattTGAGGtatcaataattttattataattatcataCAAGTTATATAGTATacgcattttttcaaaaatatcatcattcatattatatactttatttttaaaattaatataatcaATGTATTCCTCGAAATTTTTATCCAAGTGTTCATCaagaaatttaataaaacttGTGACACTTCTGCTAGCCTTCTTTAATTCACTGTTTAACcaataattcaaataatcaAAGTGTCTTTTAAATGGGGAGACATGCCTGTGTTCTGTACTATTCAAGTGTAAAAGGAATTTTATAAACTTTTCACAGagatttttaaacttttcaTTATGTTCTATACCCGCATTTATGTTACTATTACAAAAAGACGCGTCAGCAGAAGTACTAGactcattattttttaatagattTTCAATTGCttgatatttatttaaattataaaaaatgtcatactgaaaataagaatacataaaaagttATTTGCAAGggaaatgtatttatttacaataattGCACAATGGTCAAATGAAAGTTAAGAAACTAtgagaataaaatatgatgacATACTTATTTATGCGTTCTTACAGCAGATTCACTTACATTTACAATAAAATCATTTTATAGTACTTCATTTGTTGCCTGCGCATTTACCTTTGCATCTTCTTCGTTCAATGAATTTGGCATTATGTTTTCAATGTCAAATATAGGATTTCTAGAGTCATCATTACAAGTGTTTTTAAGA
This window harbors:
- a CDS encoding hypothetical protein (putative), whose product is ADNLDTFPAHEKYEKLSGTNIDELSCATYCKKLISLKGSKKDVQTLCAKMVTNLKTLHTNSDVGKTQKDRCSFLTHWARYHVMNLFSKNPISNQEKPLLKELNEAIFNVNENITEWNNRCNFYLYGNWDYWKEEKDLHDYFVNHDKINEYADRPNGDTPNKYCIYLNHINDLYKRYIKDCCMCFIRPNFDCEEKCPKYFKCEKKYYPYDLISKLKCSNQKPNDTVEEIFKPVTLDYTVVTRSQIESLNSCNSSTCEQEYNSYDLIHNLNSPNQKPNDSVEETNKSVILDHTVLNRSQIELVNSCNSFMCEPFYKFVSLGYSLLGGGFIFS